One Microlunatus soli genomic window carries:
- a CDS encoding MGMT family protein → MQEEFVEAVLSAVELIPPGQVASYGDIADYVGSGGPRQVGSVMSHYGAAVCWWRVVRADGRPADGLTERALEHLASEGAPLRGDRVIMADARWTGPSTLRT, encoded by the coding sequence GTGCAGGAGGAATTCGTCGAAGCGGTGCTGAGCGCAGTGGAACTGATCCCACCCGGCCAGGTCGCCAGCTACGGCGACATCGCCGACTACGTCGGAAGCGGCGGGCCGCGGCAGGTCGGCAGCGTGATGTCACACTACGGCGCGGCTGTCTGCTGGTGGCGAGTGGTCCGGGCCGACGGCCGGCCGGCCGACGGACTGACCGAACGAGCCCTGGAACACCTGGCGTCGGAGGGTGCCCCGCTGCGCGGTGACCGGGTGATCATGGCTGATGCACGGTGGACCGGACCGTCCACGTTACGGACGTGA
- a CDS encoding cold-shock protein codes for MAQGTVKWFNAEKGYGFIAVDGGGPDVFVHYSAIESTGFRTLDEGQRVEFETTQGPKGPQADQVHAI; via the coding sequence ATGGCGCAGGGAACCGTCAAGTGGTTCAATGCCGAAAAGGGTTACGGCTTCATCGCCGTAGACGGCGGCGGCCCGGACGTATTCGTGCACTACAGCGCGATCGAGTCCACCGGATTCCGGACCCTCGACGAGGGGCAGCGAGTGGAGTTCGAGACCACCCAAGGCCCGAAGGGTCCGCAGGCTGATCAGGTCCACGCGATCTGA
- a CDS encoding YeeE/YedE family protein — translation MTSLLDHPLISRVTTPGLTSQAPPRPAAAGPVKRVPLIIAAILGIGLIIWVGTQHGAKYAALLSVGLLLGFALFHSRFGFTSAWRQLLAVGNSAGLRAHTLLIGTAASVVMLIAASGIGLFGSTPVVKATPIGLPLFVGAALFAIGMQLGGACASGTLFAVGSGQSAILITLFGFIVGSVIYTAVYPAVQNWPEIPGVLLSDHVTWFGSWAITIAALIAIAVIARRVQNRRTPPPTGAAPSATGAARIIRGSWPLLVGAVVLGLLAGAVLLVSGSTWGVTFAFALWGAKFLQLIGLHPETWAFWQEAKNAQALSASAWTDKTTLTDVGIMIGAALASALAGAWTLRASIPWRTVVAAILGGICMGFGARLAGGCNIGAYLSGISVGNLSGWIWAVFALGGTWVGLKLRPLFGLGNPAPTDSIC, via the coding sequence ATGACCTCCCTGCTGGACCATCCGCTCATCTCCCGGGTCACCACACCGGGTCTGACGTCGCAGGCCCCACCGCGCCCGGCTGCTGCCGGTCCGGTGAAGCGGGTCCCGTTGATCATCGCCGCGATTCTCGGCATCGGTCTGATCATCTGGGTCGGCACCCAGCACGGCGCGAAGTACGCCGCGCTGCTGTCGGTAGGGCTGCTGCTCGGCTTCGCCCTGTTCCATTCCCGTTTCGGGTTCACCTCGGCCTGGCGCCAGTTGCTCGCGGTCGGCAACAGCGCGGGGCTGCGGGCGCACACCCTGTTGATCGGCACCGCCGCCAGCGTGGTGATGCTGATCGCTGCGTCCGGGATCGGCCTGTTCGGTTCGACACCGGTGGTGAAGGCGACACCGATCGGGCTGCCGCTCTTCGTCGGCGCCGCGCTGTTCGCGATCGGCATGCAGTTGGGCGGGGCCTGCGCGTCCGGCACCCTGTTCGCCGTCGGTTCGGGCCAGAGCGCGATCCTGATCACCCTGTTCGGGTTCATCGTCGGCTCGGTGATCTACACCGCCGTCTACCCCGCCGTGCAGAACTGGCCGGAGATCCCCGGTGTGCTGCTGTCCGATCACGTCACCTGGTTCGGGAGTTGGGCGATCACCATCGCCGCCCTGATCGCGATCGCGGTGATCGCCCGCCGGGTGCAGAACCGCCGTACGCCGCCGCCGACCGGAGCGGCACCGTCGGCGACCGGCGCCGCCCGGATCATCCGCGGCTCCTGGCCGCTGTTGGTCGGCGCCGTCGTGCTCGGTCTGCTGGCCGGCGCCGTACTACTCGTCTCCGGGTCGACCTGGGGCGTCACCTTCGCCTTCGCCTTGTGGGGTGCGAAGTTCCTGCAGCTGATCGGGTTGCATCCCGAGACCTGGGCCTTCTGGCAGGAGGCGAAGAACGCGCAGGCCCTGTCGGCGTCGGCGTGGACCGACAAGACGACGTTGACCGACGTCGGGATCATGATCGGCGCGGCGCTGGCGTCGGCGTTGGCCGGTGCCTGGACGCTGCGGGCATCGATCCCGTGGCGGACCGTCGTCGCCGCGATCCTCGGTGGGATCTGCATGGGGTTCGGAGCCCGGCTGGCCGGCGGCTGCAACATCGGCGCCTACCTGAGCGGCATCTCCGTCGGCAATCTCAGTGGCTGGATCTGGGCGGTGTTCGCGCTCGGCGGCACCTGGGTCGGACTGAAGTTGCGGCCGCTGTTCGGGCTGGGCAATCCGGCACCGACCGACAGCATCTGCTGA
- a CDS encoding response regulator — MITVLLVDDDPMVRTGLRLIIGGDSSIDIVGEASDGVQALEMIDSTGPDVVLLDIRMPVLDGLRVLQRLSGRDGPPAVIVLTTFHADDYVLRALREGARGFLLKDADPAEIVSAITSVQRGEHALSPAVTATVIDAAAANRPAVDPALQRAVAELTDREREVAVLMAQGLSNQEIGQRLYLSLATVKANLTRVFTKLGSDNRVSAAMQIRDAGLLDQER, encoded by the coding sequence ATGATCACCGTGTTGCTGGTCGACGACGATCCGATGGTCCGTACCGGTCTGCGGTTGATCATCGGCGGTGACAGCTCGATCGACATCGTCGGCGAGGCGAGCGACGGCGTGCAGGCACTGGAGATGATCGACAGCACCGGTCCGGACGTCGTGCTGCTGGACATCAGGATGCCGGTGCTGGACGGTCTCCGTGTCCTGCAACGGTTGTCCGGACGGGACGGACCGCCCGCGGTCATCGTACTGACCACCTTCCACGCCGACGACTACGTGTTGCGGGCTCTCCGGGAGGGTGCCCGTGGCTTCCTGTTGAAGGACGCCGACCCCGCCGAGATCGTTTCCGCGATCACCTCGGTCCAGCGGGGCGAGCACGCGTTGTCACCGGCGGTCACCGCGACCGTGATCGATGCCGCCGCGGCAAACCGGCCGGCCGTCGACCCGGCGCTGCAGCGGGCGGTGGCAGAGCTCACCGACCGCGAACGCGAGGTCGCCGTGCTGATGGCTCAGGGGCTGAGCAACCAGGAGATCGGACAACGGCTCTATCTCAGTCTGGCAACCGTGAAGGCCAACCTGACCCGCGTGTTCACCAAGCTCGGCTCGGACAACCGGGTGTCCGCGGCGATGCAGATCCGCGACGCCGGGCTGCTCGATCAGGAGCGTTGA
- a CDS encoding sensor histidine kinase — MTLPEPAEPGPRRTIGAAATWAVAIVGWLYYLTPLLVPGRTPPLSIVLLLVLPGLGGFVLLALRHRFPVVVPVLLGILLLIGPSPVGAAFAAVAHLARLGRSVLTVVLVGSWILIAKLGSFLVGPYAQPWRNAHTVELTVTIGGLMVAVLVGALGGSRETELRERAIADRALRQVEQARLDGARAAERERIAREMHDVLAHRLSLVAMHAGALAYRTDLDQQTARDTAALIQTNAKKSLAELREVLTDLRGAGTTPEPPQPTLTDLDSLINEARRHQPVELRSSAEVAGLPERSSRQAYRIVQEALTNARKHAPGAPVLLTLSGAAGGDLVITVSNPLTPLALPDRDGAGLGLVGIAERVGLAGGTVRHGSVGERFDVEVRMPWPDAS, encoded by the coding sequence GTGACCCTGCCCGAGCCCGCCGAACCAGGGCCGCGCCGGACGATCGGTGCGGCCGCAACCTGGGCCGTCGCCATCGTCGGCTGGCTCTACTACCTGACCCCGCTGCTGGTCCCGGGGCGGACGCCGCCGCTGTCGATCGTCCTGCTGCTCGTCCTCCCCGGACTCGGCGGGTTCGTGCTGCTGGCGCTGCGCCACCGCTTCCCGGTCGTGGTTCCGGTGCTGCTCGGCATCCTGCTGCTGATCGGACCGAGTCCGGTCGGCGCGGCGTTTGCCGCGGTCGCCCATCTGGCACGCCTGGGCCGCAGCGTGCTCACCGTCGTCCTGGTCGGCAGCTGGATCCTGATCGCCAAACTCGGCAGCTTCTTGGTCGGGCCGTATGCCCAACCCTGGCGCAACGCGCACACCGTCGAGCTGACCGTCACCATCGGTGGGTTGATGGTCGCGGTGCTGGTGGGCGCGCTCGGCGGCAGCCGAGAGACCGAGTTGCGGGAACGCGCCATCGCCGATCGCGCGCTGCGGCAGGTCGAGCAGGCACGACTGGACGGCGCGCGGGCGGCGGAACGGGAGCGGATCGCCCGGGAGATGCACGACGTGCTGGCGCATCGGTTGTCCTTGGTCGCGATGCACGCCGGCGCGCTGGCCTATCGGACCGACCTTGATCAACAGACCGCGCGGGACACCGCGGCGCTGATCCAGACCAACGCCAAGAAGTCGTTGGCCGAGTTGCGGGAGGTGCTGACCGACCTCCGGGGTGCCGGCACGACACCGGAACCGCCGCAGCCGACGCTCACCGACCTGGACTCGTTGATCAACGAGGCACGCCGGCACCAGCCGGTCGAGCTGCGATCGAGTGCCGAGGTGGCCGGTCTGCCGGAGCGGTCCAGCCGGCAGGCCTATCGGATCGTCCAGGAGGCGTTGACGAATGCCCGCAAGCATGCGCCCGGTGCTCCGGTGCTGTTGACGTTGTCCGGGGCGGCCGGTGGCGACCTGGTGATTACGGTCAGCAATCCGCTGACGCCACTGGCGCTGCCCGACCGGGACGGCGCCGGGCTAGGGTTGGTCGGGATCGCCGAACGGGTGGGCCTGGCCGGTGGAACGGTACGGCACGGCAGCGTCGGTGAGCGGTTCGACGTGGAGGTACGGATGCCCTGGCCGGACGCATCATGA
- a CDS encoding ABC transporter ATP-binding protein, whose amino-acid sequence MINFDQLCKSYGGRRVVDELTLSVSAGTVTGFLGPNGAGKSTALRILLGMSAPDAGTATVADRRYQSLGSPGLLVGALLDADAFHPGRTGRESLRLSCLTMGLPMRRVDEVLDLVGLTRAESRRRVRSYSLGMRQRLGLANALLGDPAVLILDEPANGLDPQGQRWLGELLRERAGQGCTVLLSSHQLAEVERIADRLAIIADGRLVAHGRPAELRASHGDITDFYFAVTSGLDRAA is encoded by the coding sequence ATGATCAATTTCGACCAGCTGTGCAAGTCCTACGGCGGCCGCCGAGTTGTCGACGAGCTGACCCTGAGCGTTTCTGCCGGTACGGTCACCGGCTTCCTCGGGCCCAACGGTGCCGGGAAGTCCACCGCGCTCCGGATCCTGCTCGGCATGTCGGCTCCCGATGCCGGTACGGCAACCGTCGCTGATCGCCGCTATCAGAGCCTCGGCTCGCCGGGACTGCTGGTCGGTGCGCTGCTCGACGCCGACGCATTCCATCCCGGGCGTACCGGGCGGGAGTCGCTGCGGCTCAGTTGCCTGACGATGGGATTGCCGATGCGTCGGGTCGACGAGGTGCTGGACCTCGTCGGGCTGACCAGGGCCGAGAGCCGCCGCCGGGTCCGGAGCTACTCGCTCGGGATGCGACAGCGGCTCGGACTGGCCAACGCGCTGCTCGGCGATCCCGCAGTCCTGATCTTGGACGAGCCGGCGAACGGACTCGACCCGCAGGGTCAGCGATGGCTGGGTGAGCTGCTCCGGGAACGGGCCGGTCAGGGCTGCACGGTGCTGCTGTCCAGTCACCAACTCGCCGAGGTCGAACGGATCGCCGACCGGCTGGCGATCATCGCCGACGGTCGCCTGGTCGCCCACGGCCGCCCCGCGGAACTCCGCGCCAGCCACGGCGACATCACCGATTTCTACTTCGCCGTCACCAGCGGACTCGACCGTGCCGCCTGA
- a CDS encoding erythromycin esterase family protein, translating to MPTPSTTPSTARLRTPVKVLLITVLATVIVIGGAIGWTSWTRRPQGEPQATEFAGAEIAPRLSNATVLALGEATHGNHEFQQLRLQLVGKLPSFGAIVLEEDYGSVARANAYLQGGPGTAQDATRSFGFVLNHTEEMAHLLEGIRRINDRRTPDRRIRLVGMDVQRIDANKQLALDGMRTIDPALATEIGRKLHGWNDVTTDPGDPRRVDEALDVLADRLSTSDDVARDARNAATALQQNRQLDRAGDYAATRARIMAENLRRTVSEEAARGNDHTLLFAHDGHLDKTSAAYAHPDLGALAARRWGDRYRVIGTDLHESRLRTGDRERRWEVRLTNRSPLRGMFAGTRIGYLDVAAATPANRRLLDRRVRMASAGESFHQWQAWVPWLNSVSMIPSRSYDALIMVDRATPVTPLR from the coding sequence ATGCCGACTCCGTCGACGACACCGAGCACTGCAAGGCTCCGGACGCCGGTGAAGGTGCTGTTGATCACCGTGCTGGCAACAGTGATCGTGATCGGCGGCGCCATCGGGTGGACCTCCTGGACCCGACGACCGCAGGGCGAGCCGCAGGCAACGGAATTCGCTGGTGCCGAGATCGCTCCGCGGCTGTCGAACGCGACCGTCCTCGCTCTCGGCGAAGCCACCCACGGGAATCATGAGTTCCAGCAGCTGCGGCTGCAGTTGGTCGGCAAACTGCCGTCCTTCGGCGCCATCGTGTTGGAGGAGGACTACGGCAGCGTCGCGCGGGCCAACGCCTACCTGCAAGGCGGTCCGGGTACGGCCCAGGACGCGACACGATCGTTCGGCTTCGTCCTCAACCACACCGAGGAAATGGCGCACCTGCTGGAGGGCATCCGCCGGATCAACGACCGGCGTACCCCGGATCGGCGGATCCGACTGGTCGGGATGGACGTCCAGCGGATCGACGCCAACAAACAACTTGCGCTGGACGGGATGCGCACCATCGATCCTGCCCTGGCCACCGAGATCGGCCGCAAGCTGCACGGATGGAACGACGTCACCACCGACCCCGGTGACCCGCGTCGGGTGGACGAAGCGCTCGACGTACTCGCCGACCGGCTGTCAACCAGCGACGACGTCGCGCGGGATGCCAGGAACGCGGCCACCGCATTGCAGCAGAATCGGCAGCTCGACCGGGCCGGCGACTACGCCGCCACCCGCGCCAGGATCATGGCGGAGAACCTACGCCGTACGGTGAGCGAGGAAGCCGCACGGGGAAATGATCACACCCTGCTGTTCGCCCACGACGGCCATCTGGACAAGACCTCCGCGGCGTACGCTCACCCCGACCTGGGTGCGCTGGCAGCGCGCCGCTGGGGTGATCGTTATCGGGTGATCGGCACTGACCTGCATGAGTCCCGACTGCGAACGGGTGACCGGGAACGACGCTGGGAGGTCCGACTGACCAACCGCAGTCCGCTGCGCGGCATGTTCGCCGGCACCAGGATCGGATACCTCGACGTCGCGGCGGCAACGCCGGCCAATCGCCGGCTGCTGGACCGCCGGGTCCGGATGGCCAGCGCCGGTGAATCCTTCCACCAGTGGCAGGCCTGGGTGCCGTGGCTGAACTCGGTGTCGATGATCCCGAGCCGAAGTTACGACGCGTTGATCATGGTCGACCGGGCGACGCCGGTCACTCCCCTGCGCTGA
- a CDS encoding FadR/GntR family transcriptional regulator produces the protein MPSYSDDDPTGVRLELEAVPAGSPSAVVARQLLQLLTSGDLAPGSRLPPERALAERLGVGRSAVREAIASLEILGVVQVRPGSGSYLRGGTSELLPRTLSWGLLLAASRTEELLEIRSGLEGQATGLAAERATEAQVRDLKKYLDRMQRNLDRPKAFIESDVRFHTAIAHAAGNEVLADLLQTIRSLLQVWTERGLSTRAQADDAYAEHAEVYEAIAAHDPQRAAERMAAHMVTASERVLSADHDHQE, from the coding sequence ATGCCCTCCTACAGCGACGACGATCCGACCGGGGTCCGTCTCGAACTCGAGGCGGTGCCGGCCGGGTCGCCCTCCGCCGTGGTCGCTCGCCAGCTGCTGCAGTTGCTCACCTCCGGCGATCTCGCGCCGGGATCGCGGCTGCCGCCGGAGCGCGCGCTGGCCGAGCGGCTCGGCGTCGGACGGTCGGCGGTCCGCGAGGCGATCGCCTCGTTGGAGATCCTCGGCGTGGTGCAGGTCCGGCCCGGCTCGGGCAGCTATCTGCGCGGTGGGACCTCGGAGTTGCTGCCGCGGACCTTGAGCTGGGGGCTGCTGCTGGCTGCCTCGAGGACCGAGGAACTGCTGGAGATCCGCTCCGGGCTCGAAGGGCAGGCGACCGGGCTGGCGGCGGAACGCGCGACCGAGGCCCAGGTCCGCGATCTGAAGAAGTATCTGGACCGGATGCAGAGGAATCTGGATCGGCCCAAGGCGTTCATCGAGTCCGACGTCCGGTTCCATACTGCTATCGCCCACGCTGCCGGCAACGAGGTGCTCGCCGATCTGTTGCAGACGATCCGATCGCTGTTGCAGGTCTGGACCGAGCGCGGCCTGAGCACCCGAGCCCAGGCCGACGACGCCTACGCCGAGCACGCCGAGGTGTACGAGGCGATCGCCGCCCATGATCCGCAGCGGGCCGCCGAACGGATGGCAGCCCACATGGTGACCGCCAGCGAGCGGGTGCTGTCGGCCGATCACGATCATCAGGAGTGA
- a CDS encoding MFS transporter — MDHAPEARSAIRKITIRIVPFVALMFFINFLDRTAISFAAPGGMEDDLGLSAAQFGLASGVFFIGYILLEVPSNLALHRFGARRWLARIMITWGVVSLIFVWVQNYPQLVGLRFLLGVAEAGFFPGAILFLSSWVPAAYRGRILALFYLAQPLTSVIGAPLAGLLLQQHGAFGLAGWRFMFLGVSVPAIVVGVICWFYLKDRPADAGWLTASEKGWLQQTLAEEDAAKPQAGKETGGLRAAFGSGRVWALCGVYFGFIYGLYALSFFLPTIISGFSEQYGITMTDLTKGLITAIPYVPAAIALWLWTRDATRRGLRTWHIAVPAVVGGISVPVALFAGSPAATIAVIAVTAMAIFAALPNFWTLPTRFLSGAGAAAGVALINTVGNLAGFAAPYVTGAVHDWTGGYQLPMIIVGIFMLLSAVLIVLLSRRDRVPRIDHGAATDRAAA, encoded by the coding sequence GTGGACCATGCGCCCGAAGCGCGGAGCGCGATCCGCAAGATCACGATCCGGATCGTGCCGTTCGTGGCACTGATGTTCTTCATCAACTTCCTGGATCGGACCGCGATCTCCTTCGCCGCACCCGGCGGGATGGAAGACGATCTCGGCTTGTCGGCAGCGCAGTTCGGCCTGGCCTCCGGCGTCTTCTTCATCGGCTACATCCTGTTGGAGGTGCCGTCCAACCTCGCACTGCACCGCTTCGGCGCCCGCCGCTGGCTGGCCCGGATCATGATCACCTGGGGTGTGGTCTCGCTGATCTTCGTGTGGGTGCAGAACTACCCGCAGCTGGTCGGGCTGCGCTTCCTGCTCGGCGTCGCCGAGGCAGGCTTCTTCCCCGGCGCGATCCTGTTCCTGTCCAGCTGGGTGCCGGCCGCCTATCGCGGGCGCATCCTGGCGCTGTTCTATCTGGCGCAACCGTTGACCAGCGTGATCGGCGCCCCGCTGGCCGGGCTGTTGCTGCAACAGCACGGCGCGTTCGGCCTCGCCGGTTGGCGCTTCATGTTCCTCGGCGTCTCGGTTCCGGCGATCGTGGTCGGCGTGATCTGCTGGTTCTACCTCAAGGATCGACCGGCTGACGCCGGCTGGCTGACCGCTTCCGAGAAGGGCTGGCTGCAGCAGACGCTCGCCGAGGAGGATGCGGCCAAACCCCAAGCAGGCAAGGAGACCGGCGGGTTGCGCGCGGCCTTCGGTTCCGGCCGGGTGTGGGCATTGTGCGGGGTCTACTTCGGCTTCATCTACGGTCTGTACGCTCTGTCCTTCTTCCTGCCGACGATCATCAGCGGCTTCTCCGAGCAGTACGGCATCACGATGACCGACCTGACCAAGGGCCTGATCACCGCCATCCCCTACGTCCCGGCCGCGATCGCGCTGTGGCTGTGGACCCGGGACGCAACCCGGCGCGGCCTGCGGACCTGGCACATCGCCGTGCCCGCGGTGGTCGGCGGGATCAGTGTGCCGGTGGCGCTGTTCGCCGGATCACCGGCGGCGACGATCGCCGTGATCGCAGTCACCGCGATGGCGATCTTCGCCGCACTGCCCAACTTCTGGACGCTGCCGACCCGCTTCCTGTCCGGTGCCGGCGCGGCCGCCGGCGTGGCGCTGATCAACACCGTCGGCAATCTGGCCGGCTTCGCCGCGCCGTACGTCACCGGTGCCGTGCACGACTGGACCGGCGGCTACCAGCTGCCGATGATCATCGTCGGGATCTTCATGCTGTTGTCGGCGGTGCTGATCGTCCTGCTGTCCCGCCGTGATCGGGTTCCCCGGATCGACCACGGCGCGGCTACGGATCGGGCGGCGGCATGA
- a CDS encoding sugar phosphate isomerase/epimerase family protein has translation MSIGTGTYAYFWRMSERVASPWSLQDALRDTADHGLDLFQICDHQPLSEADDGRLSEIAALATDLGITLELGTRGLAEDHLLRYLRIAERLGARLIRSMWTAGDDRPGAVEAERRLRAVLPAFTDAGVTLALETYEQVSTVDLVGLIERIDSPQLGICLDPGNTVANFEQPDEVTRRCAPYVKNWHVKDFDFTRSPGWVGFSYTGVPIGTGRLDYDGIRAAIEPDRRGINQIIEFWLPWQDSPHATVDTEARWTADTIAYLRSKQA, from the coding sequence ATGAGCATCGGGACCGGGACGTACGCCTACTTCTGGCGGATGTCGGAGCGCGTCGCGTCGCCCTGGTCGTTGCAGGATGCGCTGCGCGACACGGCGGACCACGGTCTCGACCTCTTCCAGATCTGTGATCATCAGCCGCTGTCCGAAGCCGACGACGGTCGGCTCTCCGAGATCGCGGCGCTGGCCACCGATCTCGGGATCACGCTCGAGCTCGGCACCCGAGGGCTGGCCGAGGATCATCTGCTCCGCTATCTGCGGATCGCCGAACGGCTCGGCGCCCGACTGATCCGATCGATGTGGACCGCCGGCGACGACCGCCCGGGCGCGGTCGAGGCCGAGCGTCGGTTGCGGGCCGTGCTGCCCGCCTTCACCGACGCCGGCGTGACGCTCGCCCTGGAGACCTACGAACAGGTGTCCACCGTCGACCTGGTCGGACTGATCGAACGGATCGACTCCCCGCAGCTCGGTATCTGCCTGGACCCGGGCAACACGGTGGCCAATTTCGAGCAACCCGACGAGGTCACCCGACGCTGTGCGCCGTACGTGAAGAACTGGCACGTCAAGGATTTCGATTTCACCCGTTCACCGGGTTGGGTCGGCTTCTCCTACACCGGCGTGCCGATCGGCACCGGCCGACTGGACTACGACGGCATCCGCGCCGCGATCGAACCCGACCGCCGCGGCATCAACCAGATCATCGAATTCTGGCTGCCCTGGCAGGACAGCCCGCACGCCACCGTCGACACCGAAGCACGGTGGACCGCCGACACCATCGCCTATCTCAGGAGCAAACAAGCATGA
- a CDS encoding phosphogluconate dehydrogenase C-terminal domain-containing protein, producing MTDTAAPTLTVAVIGAGGKMGTRVSDNLATSDYNALYSENSAAGQQAIKDLGREVTPTDQAVPQADVVILAVPDTVLGVVSEAVVPQLKPGAILLTLDPAAAYAGLLAQRDDVHYAVAHPCHPSVFSERTTPEEWADTFGGIAAPQEVVAAFETDDEDLRARAEAVISTIYAPVIAVHWVTVKQLAVLEPTLVETIACMIGEFLHEALEETVNTVGVPREAARAILYGHTWIALTNGLRGSNPFSDACHIAMGYGRESIIKEDWKKIFDDSELDAVIAKMLKIDAVRR from the coding sequence ATGACCGACACCGCAGCCCCGACCCTGACCGTCGCCGTGATCGGCGCCGGCGGCAAGATGGGCACCCGCGTCTCCGACAATCTGGCCACAAGCGACTACAACGCCTTGTACAGCGAGAATTCCGCCGCCGGCCAGCAGGCGATCAAGGACCTCGGCCGCGAGGTCACCCCGACCGATCAGGCCGTGCCACAGGCCGACGTGGTGATCCTCGCGGTCCCCGACACGGTGCTCGGCGTCGTGTCGGAGGCGGTGGTCCCGCAGCTCAAGCCCGGGGCGATCCTGCTCACCCTCGACCCGGCCGCCGCCTATGCCGGGCTGCTGGCGCAGCGCGACGACGTCCATTACGCCGTCGCGCATCCGTGTCATCCGTCGGTCTTCTCCGAACGCACCACCCCCGAGGAATGGGCCGACACCTTCGGCGGGATCGCCGCCCCACAAGAGGTCGTGGCCGCCTTCGAGACCGACGACGAGGATCTGCGCGCCCGGGCCGAAGCCGTGATCTCGACCATCTATGCACCCGTGATCGCGGTGCACTGGGTGACGGTCAAGCAACTGGCCGTGCTGGAGCCGACCCTGGTGGAGACCATCGCCTGCATGATCGGCGAATTCCTGCACGAGGCGCTCGAGGAGACCGTCAACACGGTCGGTGTCCCCCGCGAGGCCGCACGCGCGATCCTCTATGGACACACCTGGATCGCGCTGACCAACGGCCTGCGTGGCTCCAACCCGTTCTCCGATGCCTGCCACATCGCGATGGGCTACGGCCGGGAGTCGATCATCAAGGAGGACTGGAAGAAGATCTTCGACGACTCCGAACTGGATGCGGTGATCGCCAAGATGCTCAAGATCGACGCGGTCCGGCGGTGA
- a CDS encoding SDR family NAD(P)-dependent oxidoreductase translates to MIDSQRLTDRTALVTGAGSGIGRAVATRFLAEGARVVFADRDRRAAEAAADDHDRGRALTMDISIEDSVISGFEELISDGWAPDVVVANAGVQLFGRDAPIADADLETWQQTIDVNLTGTFLTLRQAVRTMLAQDGGSIILTGSPTGLNGEGKDFTAYSTSKAGIHGLCRTVAAAYAGTGIRVNTVVPGYTETPLVTTISGDPTERASIVSRIPLGRPGTADDVVGVMVYLASDESSFATGSLFRVDGGMTTL, encoded by the coding sequence ATGATCGACTCCCAGCGGTTGACCGACCGGACGGCGCTGGTCACCGGCGCCGGTTCGGGAATCGGCCGGGCCGTCGCAACGCGCTTCCTGGCTGAAGGCGCCCGGGTCGTCTTCGCCGACCGCGATCGTCGGGCCGCCGAAGCAGCCGCCGATGATCACGACCGCGGCCGGGCGTTGACCATGGACATCAGCATCGAGGACAGCGTGATCTCCGGCTTCGAGGAACTGATCAGCGACGGCTGGGCACCCGATGTCGTGGTGGCCAACGCCGGTGTGCAGCTCTTCGGCCGGGACGCTCCGATCGCCGATGCGGATCTGGAGACCTGGCAGCAGACCATCGACGTCAACCTGACCGGCACCTTCCTGACCCTGCGGCAGGCGGTCCGTACGATGCTGGCGCAGGACGGCGGTTCGATCATCCTGACCGGCAGCCCGACCGGACTGAACGGCGAGGGCAAGGACTTCACCGCCTACAGCACCTCCAAGGCCGGCATCCACGGGCTGTGCCGGACGGTCGCGGCGGCCTATGCCGGCACCGGCATCCGGGTCAACACGGTCGTCCCCGGCTACACCGAAACGCCCTTGGTGACAACCATCTCCGGCGATCCGACCGAGCGCGCCAGCATCGTGTCGCGGATCCCGCTGGGCCGTCCCGGGACGGCCGACGACGTGGTCGGGGTCATGGTCTATCTCGCCTCGGACGAGTCGTCGTTCGCGACCGGCTCGCTGTTCCGGGTCGACGGCGGGATGACGACGTTGTAG
- a CDS encoding CAP domain-containing protein, translating into MTAITERINTLGRSRRSRIQRKLIALSATIVLLGLFPVIGGPVATAEAAHGAKYEKSAARHTNAERTSRGLVKLRWSACLDRYAEAQAKRMAQRQSLQHQRLRPILSQCGLRSTGENIAVGYRSGKAVTRAWMASPDHRENILRKEYRNYGLGAHKDSHGRWWVSHVFGRKA; encoded by the coding sequence ATGACGGCGATCACTGAACGGATCAACACGCTCGGCAGGAGCCGACGCTCCCGGATTCAGCGCAAGCTGATCGCGCTGTCGGCAACGATCGTGCTGCTGGGCTTGTTCCCGGTGATCGGTGGCCCGGTCGCGACGGCCGAGGCCGCGCACGGAGCCAAGTACGAGAAGTCGGCGGCCCGGCACACCAATGCCGAACGCACCTCGCGCGGTCTGGTCAAGCTTCGTTGGAGCGCCTGCCTCGATCGCTACGCCGAGGCGCAGGCCAAGCGGATGGCCCAGCGGCAGAGTCTGCAGCATCAGCGGCTGCGTCCGATCCTGTCGCAGTGCGGCCTGCGCTCCACCGGTGAGAACATCGCGGTCGGCTACCGGAGCGGCAAGGCGGTGACCCGGGCCTGGATGGCTTCACCGGATCACCGGGAGAACATCCTGCGCAAGGAGTATCGCAACTACGGTCTCGGCGCCCACAAGGACAGCCATGGCCGCTGGTGGGTGTCGCATGTCTTCGGCCGCAAGGCCTGA